From one Gallionella capsiferriformans ES-2 genomic stretch:
- a CDS encoding adenylate/guanylate cyclase domain-containing protein, which produces MNTTQQENAVLFADVSGSTRLYEVLGDARAFAAIDRCLSVLRSLTLAHAGRVVKTIGDEVMVVFPDPVSAAQAACEMQMVVSAKPPIDGIHVFIRIGFHYGPVLENDGDIFGDTVNIAARMAEIAQAQQIITTGATVALFPPIMRTGTRTLNSLSIKGKADEIEVREVIWHESEDLTMMVGNTYTSQNSEPLLQLTHLGEEFIVDATHPSITIGRDETANIATKNRSASRMHAKIERRRDKFILVDLSSNGTYVTIKGESEIQLRREEMVLRESGTISLGHPYKKNPSEFIAFSIRNDL; this is translated from the coding sequence GTGAATACAACCCAACAGGAGAATGCCGTACTGTTTGCCGACGTGAGCGGCAGTACGCGCTTGTACGAAGTTCTCGGGGATGCACGCGCATTCGCAGCCATAGACCGCTGTCTGAGCGTGTTGCGCAGCCTCACGCTGGCGCATGCCGGCCGTGTCGTCAAAACGATAGGCGACGAAGTCATGGTGGTCTTCCCCGATCCGGTTTCGGCAGCACAGGCCGCCTGCGAAATGCAGATGGTAGTGAGCGCAAAGCCGCCTATCGACGGAATTCACGTTTTCATTCGCATCGGCTTTCACTACGGTCCTGTGCTGGAGAACGACGGGGATATCTTCGGTGACACAGTCAACATCGCCGCTCGCATGGCAGAAATTGCTCAGGCACAGCAAATCATCACAACCGGTGCTACCGTTGCGCTGTTTCCGCCTATCATGCGCACCGGCACCCGCACACTTAACAGCTTATCAATCAAGGGCAAGGCCGATGAGATCGAAGTACGCGAAGTTATCTGGCACGAGAGTGAAGATCTGACCATGATGGTCGGCAATACCTATACTAGTCAGAACAGCGAACCCCTTTTACAACTGACCCATCTGGGCGAAGAATTTATCGTCGACGCCACCCATCCCTCCATCACCATCGGACGCGATGAGACCGCCAATATCGCCACGAAAAATCGCAGCGCATCTCGTATGCATGCGAAGATTGAACGGCGGCGCGACAAATTTATTCTGGTCGATCTAAGCTCAAACGGAACCTATGTAACCATCAAGGGTGAAAGTGAAATTCAATTGCGTCGTGAAGAAATGGTGCTGCGCGAGTCAGGCACCATCAGCCTGGGTCATCCCTACAAAAAAAATCCCAGCGAATTTATCGCCTTTTCGATTAGAAACGACCTGTAG